A single genomic interval of Centropristis striata isolate RG_2023a ecotype Rhode Island chromosome 8, C.striata_1.0, whole genome shotgun sequence harbors:
- the casp2 gene encoding caspase-2 isoform X4: protein MLECGMLEQDKRALRRRSAILCKQLVVDELLIQSLQADEILTESMAESIMAEQTSHKRSWRLLLLLPKRGPRAFSSFCSALRETEQQHLCELLAQSPEKDSRETPVETIQPEEEPEGNAGRVVRQTTEKKRERFVESSYRLPTQEGIAAKRARTHESMEFSLDADSPINTPVLPCTPDFYLSHCQQSYRMTSSPRGLALVISNVTFDPCAATDLDPRKGGEVDDEVLRKVFTELDYSVTVNRDLTAQGMRTCIENFCRRSDHRTTDSCVVCLLSHGVEGAIYGTDGQLLQLDWVFESFDNAHCPLLQNKPKMFFIQACRGEEMDCGVEQIDGPARTCSPSCEQRDAGREGQGDATSRQRGDLGRPRIKLPQRSDMICGFASLKGTAAMRNTKRGSWFIQELNTALRLHSRDTHLADIMVQVNGRIKEREGYAPGTAHHRCKEMSEFTSSLCKDLYLFPKYQPQY, encoded by the exons ATGTTGGAGTGTGGCATGTTGGAGCAGGACAAACGGGCTCTTCGGAGACGCTCTGCTATTCTCTGCAAACAGCTGGTGGTGGATGAGCTCCTCATTCAGTCATTACAGGCAGATGAAATCCTAACGGAGAGCATGGCAGAGAGCATCATG GCCGAGCAAACATCTCATAAACGAAGCTGGCGGTTACTACTACTCCTGCCAAAGCGGGGGCCCAGAGCCTTCAGCAGCTTCTGCTCCGCTCTGCGAGAAACTGAGCAGCAGCACCTGTGTGAGCTACTCGCACaatcaccagaaaaagacagcagagagacacCTGTAGAG ACTATTCAGCCTGAGGAAGAGCCAGAGGGAAATGCAGGGCGAGTAGTCAGGCAGACAACTGAAAAGAAGAGAGAG AGGTTTGTGGAGTCCTCTTATCGACTTCCAACTCAGGAAGGAATTGCTGCCAAGAGAGCAAGGACACACG AGTCCATGGAGTTCAGTCTGGATGCTGATAGTCCCATCAACACTCCCGTGCTCCCATGCACTCCCGACTTTTACCTCTCTCATTGCCAGCAG TCCTACAGAATGACTTCATCCCCTCGTGGTCTTGCTTTAGTGATTAGTAACGTGACCTTTGATCCTTGTGCTGCGACTGACCTTGACCCTAGGAAGGGGGGCGAAGTGGATGACGAGGTCCTCAGGAAGGTCTTCACAGAGCTGGATTACTCGGTGACAGTCAACAGAGACCTCACTgctcag GGCATGAGGACGTGCATTGAGAACTTTTGCCGTCGGTCAGACCACCGGACAACAGACAGCTGTGTGGTGTGTCTGCTCTCTCACGGAGTGGAGGGAGCTATATACGGTACAGACGGACAGCTCctgcag CTGGATTGGGTGTTTGAGTCCTTTGACAATGCACACTGTCCGCTGCTGCAGAACAAGCCGAAGATGTTTTTCATCCAGGCCTGCAGAGGAG AGGAGATGGACTGTGGAGTGGAGCAGATAGATGGACCAGCAAGGACCTGCTCACCAAGCTGTGAACAGAGGGACGCTGGCAGAGAAGGACAGGGGGATGCGACCTCCAGGCAGCGAGGGGACCTGGGGAGGCCCAGGATTAAACTGCCCCAGCGGTCTGACATGATCTGTGGCTTTGCATCTCTCAAAG GCACAGCCGCCATGCGGAACACCAAGAGAGGATCCTGGTTTATCCAAGAACTCAACACAGCACTGCGCCTCCACTCCAGAGACACACACCTTGCAGACATCATGGTGCAG GTCAACGGGCGCATTAAGGAGCGAGAGGGTTACGCTCCTGGCACCGCCCACCATCGCTGCAAAGAGATGTCGGAGTTCACCAGCTCATTGTGCAAAGATCTCTACCTTTTCCCCAAGTACCAGCCCCAGTATTGA
- the casp2 gene encoding caspase-2 isoform X3 → MLECGMLEQDKRALRRRSAILCKQLVVDELLIQSLQADEILTESMAESIMAEQTSHKRSWRLLLLLPKRGPRAFSSFCSALRETEQQHLCELLAQSPEKDSRETPVETIQPEEEPEGNAGRVVRQTTEKKRERFVESSYRLPTQEGIAAKRARTHESMEFSLDADSPINTPVLPCTPDFYLSHCQQSYRMTSSPRGLALVISNVTFDPCAATDLDPRKGGEVDDEVLRKVFTELDYSVTVNRDLTAQGMRTCIENFCRRSDHRTTDSCVVCLLSHGVEGAIYGTDGQLLQLDWVFESFDNAHCPLLQNKPKMFFIQACRGEEMDCGVEQIDGPARTCSPSCEQRDAGREGQGDATSRQRGDLGRPRIKLPQRSDMICGFASLKGQRICTAAMRNTKRGSWFIQELNTALRLHSRDTHLADIMVQVNGRIKEREGYAPGTAHHRCKEMSEFTSSLCKDLYLFPKYQPQY, encoded by the exons ATGTTGGAGTGTGGCATGTTGGAGCAGGACAAACGGGCTCTTCGGAGACGCTCTGCTATTCTCTGCAAACAGCTGGTGGTGGATGAGCTCCTCATTCAGTCATTACAGGCAGATGAAATCCTAACGGAGAGCATGGCAGAGAGCATCATG GCCGAGCAAACATCTCATAAACGAAGCTGGCGGTTACTACTACTCCTGCCAAAGCGGGGGCCCAGAGCCTTCAGCAGCTTCTGCTCCGCTCTGCGAGAAACTGAGCAGCAGCACCTGTGTGAGCTACTCGCACaatcaccagaaaaagacagcagagagacacCTGTAGAG ACTATTCAGCCTGAGGAAGAGCCAGAGGGAAATGCAGGGCGAGTAGTCAGGCAGACAACTGAAAAGAAGAGAGAG AGGTTTGTGGAGTCCTCTTATCGACTTCCAACTCAGGAAGGAATTGCTGCCAAGAGAGCAAGGACACACG AGTCCATGGAGTTCAGTCTGGATGCTGATAGTCCCATCAACACTCCCGTGCTCCCATGCACTCCCGACTTTTACCTCTCTCATTGCCAGCAG TCCTACAGAATGACTTCATCCCCTCGTGGTCTTGCTTTAGTGATTAGTAACGTGACCTTTGATCCTTGTGCTGCGACTGACCTTGACCCTAGGAAGGGGGGCGAAGTGGATGACGAGGTCCTCAGGAAGGTCTTCACAGAGCTGGATTACTCGGTGACAGTCAACAGAGACCTCACTgctcag GGCATGAGGACGTGCATTGAGAACTTTTGCCGTCGGTCAGACCACCGGACAACAGACAGCTGTGTGGTGTGTCTGCTCTCTCACGGAGTGGAGGGAGCTATATACGGTACAGACGGACAGCTCctgcag CTGGATTGGGTGTTTGAGTCCTTTGACAATGCACACTGTCCGCTGCTGCAGAACAAGCCGAAGATGTTTTTCATCCAGGCCTGCAGAGGAG AGGAGATGGACTGTGGAGTGGAGCAGATAGATGGACCAGCAAGGACCTGCTCACCAAGCTGTGAACAGAGGGACGCTGGCAGAGAAGGACAGGGGGATGCGACCTCCAGGCAGCGAGGGGACCTGGGGAGGCCCAGGATTAAACTGCCCCAGCGGTCTGACATGATCTGTGGCTTTGCATCTCTCAAAGGTCAGAGAATTT GCACAGCCGCCATGCGGAACACCAAGAGAGGATCCTGGTTTATCCAAGAACTCAACACAGCACTGCGCCTCCACTCCAGAGACACACACCTTGCAGACATCATGGTGCAG GTCAACGGGCGCATTAAGGAGCGAGAGGGTTACGCTCCTGGCACCGCCCACCATCGCTGCAAAGAGATGTCGGAGTTCACCAGCTCATTGTGCAAAGATCTCTACCTTTTCCCCAAGTACCAGCCCCAGTATTGA
- the casp2 gene encoding caspase-2 isoform X2, with protein sequence MLECGMLEQDKRALRRRSAILCKQLVVDELLIQSLQADEILTESMAESIMAEQTSHKRSWRLLLLLPKRGPRAFSSFCSALRETEQQHLCELLAQSPEKDSRETPVETIQPEEEPEGNAGRVVRQTTEKKRETSSVDREEERKVSSSSSGPVQASDSCRPSESPIRGLIPVREEDRRMKKRGRDKQTDRFVESSYRLPTQEGIAAKRARTHESMEFSLDADSPINTPVLPCTPDFYLSHCQQSYRMTSSPRGLALVISNVTFDPCAATDLDPRKGGEVDDEVLRKVFTELDYSVTVNRDLTAQGMRTCIENFCRRSDHRTTDSCVVCLLSHGVEGAIYGTDGQLLQLDWVFESFDNAHCPLLQNKPKMFFIQACRGEEMDCGVEQIDGPARTCSPSCEQRDAGREGQGDATSRQRGDLGRPRIKLPQRSDMICGFASLKGTAAMRNTKRGSWFIQELNTALRLHSRDTHLADIMVQVNGRIKEREGYAPGTAHHRCKEMSEFTSSLCKDLYLFPKYQPQY encoded by the exons ATGTTGGAGTGTGGCATGTTGGAGCAGGACAAACGGGCTCTTCGGAGACGCTCTGCTATTCTCTGCAAACAGCTGGTGGTGGATGAGCTCCTCATTCAGTCATTACAGGCAGATGAAATCCTAACGGAGAGCATGGCAGAGAGCATCATG GCCGAGCAAACATCTCATAAACGAAGCTGGCGGTTACTACTACTCCTGCCAAAGCGGGGGCCCAGAGCCTTCAGCAGCTTCTGCTCCGCTCTGCGAGAAACTGAGCAGCAGCACCTGTGTGAGCTACTCGCACaatcaccagaaaaagacagcagagagacacCTGTAGAG ACTATTCAGCCTGAGGAAGAGCCAGAGGGAAATGCAGGGCGAGTAGTCAGGCAGACAACTGAAAAGAAGAGAGAG ACATCTTCAGtagacagagaagaagagagaaaggtgAGCAGCTCCTCATCAGGCCCAGTCCAAGCCTCAGATAGCTGCCGGCCCTCAGAGTCACCAATCAGAGGATTGATCCCAGTCAGGGAGGAAGATAGGAGGAtgaagaaaagaggaagagataAGCAGACCGAT AGGTTTGTGGAGTCCTCTTATCGACTTCCAACTCAGGAAGGAATTGCTGCCAAGAGAGCAAGGACACACG AGTCCATGGAGTTCAGTCTGGATGCTGATAGTCCCATCAACACTCCCGTGCTCCCATGCACTCCCGACTTTTACCTCTCTCATTGCCAGCAG TCCTACAGAATGACTTCATCCCCTCGTGGTCTTGCTTTAGTGATTAGTAACGTGACCTTTGATCCTTGTGCTGCGACTGACCTTGACCCTAGGAAGGGGGGCGAAGTGGATGACGAGGTCCTCAGGAAGGTCTTCACAGAGCTGGATTACTCGGTGACAGTCAACAGAGACCTCACTgctcag GGCATGAGGACGTGCATTGAGAACTTTTGCCGTCGGTCAGACCACCGGACAACAGACAGCTGTGTGGTGTGTCTGCTCTCTCACGGAGTGGAGGGAGCTATATACGGTACAGACGGACAGCTCctgcag CTGGATTGGGTGTTTGAGTCCTTTGACAATGCACACTGTCCGCTGCTGCAGAACAAGCCGAAGATGTTTTTCATCCAGGCCTGCAGAGGAG AGGAGATGGACTGTGGAGTGGAGCAGATAGATGGACCAGCAAGGACCTGCTCACCAAGCTGTGAACAGAGGGACGCTGGCAGAGAAGGACAGGGGGATGCGACCTCCAGGCAGCGAGGGGACCTGGGGAGGCCCAGGATTAAACTGCCCCAGCGGTCTGACATGATCTGTGGCTTTGCATCTCTCAAAG GCACAGCCGCCATGCGGAACACCAAGAGAGGATCCTGGTTTATCCAAGAACTCAACACAGCACTGCGCCTCCACTCCAGAGACACACACCTTGCAGACATCATGGTGCAG GTCAACGGGCGCATTAAGGAGCGAGAGGGTTACGCTCCTGGCACCGCCCACCATCGCTGCAAAGAGATGTCGGAGTTCACCAGCTCATTGTGCAAAGATCTCTACCTTTTCCCCAAGTACCAGCCCCAGTATTGA
- the casp2 gene encoding caspase-2 isoform X1 → MLECGMLEQDKRALRRRSAILCKQLVVDELLIQSLQADEILTESMAESIMAEQTSHKRSWRLLLLLPKRGPRAFSSFCSALRETEQQHLCELLAQSPEKDSRETPVETIQPEEEPEGNAGRVVRQTTEKKRETSSVDREEERKVSSSSSGPVQASDSCRPSESPIRGLIPVREEDRRMKKRGRDKQTDRFVESSYRLPTQEGIAAKRARTHESMEFSLDADSPINTPVLPCTPDFYLSHCQQSYRMTSSPRGLALVISNVTFDPCAATDLDPRKGGEVDDEVLRKVFTELDYSVTVNRDLTAQGMRTCIENFCRRSDHRTTDSCVVCLLSHGVEGAIYGTDGQLLQLDWVFESFDNAHCPLLQNKPKMFFIQACRGEEMDCGVEQIDGPARTCSPSCEQRDAGREGQGDATSRQRGDLGRPRIKLPQRSDMICGFASLKGQRICTAAMRNTKRGSWFIQELNTALRLHSRDTHLADIMVQVNGRIKEREGYAPGTAHHRCKEMSEFTSSLCKDLYLFPKYQPQY, encoded by the exons ATGTTGGAGTGTGGCATGTTGGAGCAGGACAAACGGGCTCTTCGGAGACGCTCTGCTATTCTCTGCAAACAGCTGGTGGTGGATGAGCTCCTCATTCAGTCATTACAGGCAGATGAAATCCTAACGGAGAGCATGGCAGAGAGCATCATG GCCGAGCAAACATCTCATAAACGAAGCTGGCGGTTACTACTACTCCTGCCAAAGCGGGGGCCCAGAGCCTTCAGCAGCTTCTGCTCCGCTCTGCGAGAAACTGAGCAGCAGCACCTGTGTGAGCTACTCGCACaatcaccagaaaaagacagcagagagacacCTGTAGAG ACTATTCAGCCTGAGGAAGAGCCAGAGGGAAATGCAGGGCGAGTAGTCAGGCAGACAACTGAAAAGAAGAGAGAG ACATCTTCAGtagacagagaagaagagagaaaggtgAGCAGCTCCTCATCAGGCCCAGTCCAAGCCTCAGATAGCTGCCGGCCCTCAGAGTCACCAATCAGAGGATTGATCCCAGTCAGGGAGGAAGATAGGAGGAtgaagaaaagaggaagagataAGCAGACCGAT AGGTTTGTGGAGTCCTCTTATCGACTTCCAACTCAGGAAGGAATTGCTGCCAAGAGAGCAAGGACACACG AGTCCATGGAGTTCAGTCTGGATGCTGATAGTCCCATCAACACTCCCGTGCTCCCATGCACTCCCGACTTTTACCTCTCTCATTGCCAGCAG TCCTACAGAATGACTTCATCCCCTCGTGGTCTTGCTTTAGTGATTAGTAACGTGACCTTTGATCCTTGTGCTGCGACTGACCTTGACCCTAGGAAGGGGGGCGAAGTGGATGACGAGGTCCTCAGGAAGGTCTTCACAGAGCTGGATTACTCGGTGACAGTCAACAGAGACCTCACTgctcag GGCATGAGGACGTGCATTGAGAACTTTTGCCGTCGGTCAGACCACCGGACAACAGACAGCTGTGTGGTGTGTCTGCTCTCTCACGGAGTGGAGGGAGCTATATACGGTACAGACGGACAGCTCctgcag CTGGATTGGGTGTTTGAGTCCTTTGACAATGCACACTGTCCGCTGCTGCAGAACAAGCCGAAGATGTTTTTCATCCAGGCCTGCAGAGGAG AGGAGATGGACTGTGGAGTGGAGCAGATAGATGGACCAGCAAGGACCTGCTCACCAAGCTGTGAACAGAGGGACGCTGGCAGAGAAGGACAGGGGGATGCGACCTCCAGGCAGCGAGGGGACCTGGGGAGGCCCAGGATTAAACTGCCCCAGCGGTCTGACATGATCTGTGGCTTTGCATCTCTCAAAGGTCAGAGAATTT GCACAGCCGCCATGCGGAACACCAAGAGAGGATCCTGGTTTATCCAAGAACTCAACACAGCACTGCGCCTCCACTCCAGAGACACACACCTTGCAGACATCATGGTGCAG GTCAACGGGCGCATTAAGGAGCGAGAGGGTTACGCTCCTGGCACCGCCCACCATCGCTGCAAAGAGATGTCGGAGTTCACCAGCTCATTGTGCAAAGATCTCTACCTTTTCCCCAAGTACCAGCCCCAGTATTGA
- the casp2 gene encoding caspase-2 isoform X5 yields the protein MLECGMLEQDKRALRRRSAILCKQLVVDELLIQSLQADEILTESMAESIMAEQTSHKRSWRLLLLLPKRGPRAFSSFCSALRETEQQHLCELLAQSPEKDSRETPVERFVESSYRLPTQEGIAAKRARTHESMEFSLDADSPINTPVLPCTPDFYLSHCQQSYRMTSSPRGLALVISNVTFDPCAATDLDPRKGGEVDDEVLRKVFTELDYSVTVNRDLTAQGMRTCIENFCRRSDHRTTDSCVVCLLSHGVEGAIYGTDGQLLQLDWVFESFDNAHCPLLQNKPKMFFIQACRGEEMDCGVEQIDGPARTCSPSCEQRDAGREGQGDATSRQRGDLGRPRIKLPQRSDMICGFASLKGQRICTAAMRNTKRGSWFIQELNTALRLHSRDTHLADIMVQVNGRIKEREGYAPGTAHHRCKEMSEFTSSLCKDLYLFPKYQPQY from the exons ATGTTGGAGTGTGGCATGTTGGAGCAGGACAAACGGGCTCTTCGGAGACGCTCTGCTATTCTCTGCAAACAGCTGGTGGTGGATGAGCTCCTCATTCAGTCATTACAGGCAGATGAAATCCTAACGGAGAGCATGGCAGAGAGCATCATG GCCGAGCAAACATCTCATAAACGAAGCTGGCGGTTACTACTACTCCTGCCAAAGCGGGGGCCCAGAGCCTTCAGCAGCTTCTGCTCCGCTCTGCGAGAAACTGAGCAGCAGCACCTGTGTGAGCTACTCGCACaatcaccagaaaaagacagcagagagacacCTGTAGAG AGGTTTGTGGAGTCCTCTTATCGACTTCCAACTCAGGAAGGAATTGCTGCCAAGAGAGCAAGGACACACG AGTCCATGGAGTTCAGTCTGGATGCTGATAGTCCCATCAACACTCCCGTGCTCCCATGCACTCCCGACTTTTACCTCTCTCATTGCCAGCAG TCCTACAGAATGACTTCATCCCCTCGTGGTCTTGCTTTAGTGATTAGTAACGTGACCTTTGATCCTTGTGCTGCGACTGACCTTGACCCTAGGAAGGGGGGCGAAGTGGATGACGAGGTCCTCAGGAAGGTCTTCACAGAGCTGGATTACTCGGTGACAGTCAACAGAGACCTCACTgctcag GGCATGAGGACGTGCATTGAGAACTTTTGCCGTCGGTCAGACCACCGGACAACAGACAGCTGTGTGGTGTGTCTGCTCTCTCACGGAGTGGAGGGAGCTATATACGGTACAGACGGACAGCTCctgcag CTGGATTGGGTGTTTGAGTCCTTTGACAATGCACACTGTCCGCTGCTGCAGAACAAGCCGAAGATGTTTTTCATCCAGGCCTGCAGAGGAG AGGAGATGGACTGTGGAGTGGAGCAGATAGATGGACCAGCAAGGACCTGCTCACCAAGCTGTGAACAGAGGGACGCTGGCAGAGAAGGACAGGGGGATGCGACCTCCAGGCAGCGAGGGGACCTGGGGAGGCCCAGGATTAAACTGCCCCAGCGGTCTGACATGATCTGTGGCTTTGCATCTCTCAAAGGTCAGAGAATTT GCACAGCCGCCATGCGGAACACCAAGAGAGGATCCTGGTTTATCCAAGAACTCAACACAGCACTGCGCCTCCACTCCAGAGACACACACCTTGCAGACATCATGGTGCAG GTCAACGGGCGCATTAAGGAGCGAGAGGGTTACGCTCCTGGCACCGCCCACCATCGCTGCAAAGAGATGTCGGAGTTCACCAGCTCATTGTGCAAAGATCTCTACCTTTTCCCCAAGTACCAGCCCCAGTATTGA